The following proteins are co-located in the Corynebacterium kalinowskii genome:
- a CDS encoding iron ABC transporter ATP-binding protein, with protein sequence MIELAGVKKKYSSTVEIGPVSLEIPAGGVTSLVGPNGAGKSTLLTMIGRLLDIDEGTIRIGSLDVASTKSKDLAKIVSILRQENHFITRLTVRQLVGFGRFPHSQGRLTRDDEQIVSRYIDFLGLSELEGRYLDQLSGGQRQRAYVAMVLAQETQYVLLDEPLNNLDMAHSVQMMRHLRDAATTFGKTVVVVLHDINFAAKYSDYICAAKNGTVVQFGTPEQIMQDDLLTDIFNTPVQVIERPDGLLACYH encoded by the coding sequence GTGATTGAACTTGCTGGCGTAAAGAAGAAATACTCGTCCACTGTGGAGATCGGCCCGGTCTCTCTCGAAATCCCCGCCGGGGGAGTGACATCCCTCGTCGGGCCGAATGGCGCGGGCAAATCGACGTTGCTGACCATGATCGGCCGGCTTCTTGACATCGACGAAGGCACCATCCGCATCGGATCACTCGATGTGGCATCGACGAAGTCAAAGGACCTAGCGAAGATCGTCTCTATCCTGCGGCAGGAAAACCACTTCATCACCCGCCTCACTGTCCGACAGCTCGTCGGCTTCGGCCGCTTCCCACACTCCCAAGGGCGCTTGACCCGCGATGACGAGCAGATAGTCTCGCGCTACATCGACTTCCTCGGTCTCAGCGAACTCGAAGGGCGCTACCTCGACCAACTGTCCGGTGGTCAGCGCCAACGTGCGTACGTGGCGATGGTGCTCGCCCAAGAAACGCAATATGTGCTTCTCGACGAACCCTTGAACAATCTCGATATGGCCCACAGTGTCCAGATGATGCGACATCTGCGGGACGCTGCCACGACATTCGGCAAGACAGTGGTTGTGGTGCTCCATGACATCAACTTCGCCGCTAAGTACTCCGACTACATTTGTGCCGCCAAAAACGGCACGGTGGTCCAATTCGGCACGCCGGAGCAGATCATGCAGGACGATCTCCTTACGGACATCTTCAACACCCCAGTACAGGTAATCGAGCGGCCAGATGGCCTCCTTGCTTGCTACCACTAA
- a CDS encoding iron chelate uptake ABC transporter family permease subunit: MIGLSALFAFGLLAWGNPMPFGTPGFWLIAERRATAIIVMAIVALAQAMATVTFQTVTNNRIVTPSIMGFEALYMVIQTSVVFFFGAAGLAAFSGTWQFITQVILMVGMSLVLYGWLLTGRFANIQVMLLVGIVIGGGLGSLSTFMRRLLSPSEFDVLTARMFGSVTNAKTEYLWLAIVLVLAATLGIVLRAKVLNVVSLGADLANNLGINHRHASIYFLVLVSVLMAVSTALVGPMTFLGFLVATLTYQFADTYDHRAVLPMATIGAFLVLTSAYFVMNHIFYAQGAVSIIIELVGGSLFLFVLLRKGRL; encoded by the coding sequence ATGATCGGTTTGAGCGCCCTCTTTGCTTTCGGTCTACTGGCTTGGGGCAACCCCATGCCATTTGGCACGCCAGGCTTCTGGCTGATTGCGGAACGTCGCGCGACTGCAATCATCGTGATGGCGATTGTCGCGTTGGCGCAAGCGATGGCGACGGTGACTTTCCAAACGGTGACCAACAACCGCATCGTGACCCCATCAATCATGGGGTTTGAGGCACTCTACATGGTCATTCAAACTTCGGTCGTGTTTTTCTTTGGCGCGGCCGGGCTTGCAGCGTTCTCGGGGACGTGGCAATTCATCACCCAAGTGATCCTGATGGTGGGGATGAGCTTGGTGCTATACGGCTGGCTGCTGACCGGGCGTTTTGCGAACATTCAGGTGATGTTGCTCGTTGGCATCGTCATTGGTGGTGGCCTTGGCTCGCTGTCTACCTTCATGCGTCGTCTACTCAGCCCGAGCGAGTTTGACGTGCTCACAGCGCGGATGTTTGGCTCCGTCACTAATGCCAAGACAGAGTATTTGTGGTTAGCGATTGTATTAGTGCTGGCCGCTACGCTGGGCATCGTGCTGAGGGCCAAGGTGCTTAATGTGGTGTCCTTGGGTGCCGATCTTGCCAATAACCTCGGAATTAACCACCGCCACGCATCGATCTACTTCCTGGTGTTGGTCTCGGTGCTGATGGCAGTCTCCACCGCTTTGGTGGGGCCGATGACCTTCCTCGGCTTCTTGGTAGCGACATTGACCTATCAGTTCGCGGATACCTATGACCATCGGGCCGTCCTGCCCATGGCAACCATCGGCGCTTTCCTCGTCTTGACCTCTGCCTACTTTGTCATGAACCACATCTTCTATGCCCAGGGTGCGGTTTCCATCATCATTGAGCTTGTGGGCGGCTCATTGTTCCTATTTGTCCTGCTGCGAAAGGGCCGACTGTGA
- a CDS encoding ABC transporter permease, which translates to MTAVRAQATRGRLLEWRLIVGVAAIIGLLVLSLFVGAYDILGGAEGKEIFAITRIPRTVALVLAGAAMAMSGLVMQLLTQNRFVEPTTTGTTEWAGLGLLFSMIFFPEAGLMPRMITAVIFAFVGTMVFFAFLRRVTLRSSLIVPIVGIMLGAVVSSISTFIALKLDKLQSLGIWFAGSFTSVLRGQYEVLWIVALVVVAVFFFADRLTVAGLGQDIATNVGLDYNKIIVIGTGLVAVATGVVTVVVGNLPFIGLIVPNVVSMFRGDDLRSNLPWVCVLGIGIVTVCDLIGRTIIAPFEVPVSLVLGVLGAIVFIYLIVRQQRRA; encoded by the coding sequence ATGACTGCAGTTCGCGCGCAGGCGACCCGAGGCAGACTTCTGGAGTGGCGCCTAATTGTTGGAGTTGCCGCGATTATCGGCCTGCTCGTGCTGTCGCTGTTTGTTGGTGCCTATGACATCCTTGGGGGAGCCGAAGGCAAGGAGATCTTTGCCATCACTCGCATCCCTCGGACGGTGGCATTGGTGCTGGCCGGAGCTGCGATGGCCATGAGTGGTCTGGTGATGCAGCTGCTCACCCAAAACCGTTTTGTGGAGCCCACGACCACGGGAACTACGGAGTGGGCGGGTCTTGGGCTGCTGTTTTCGATGATCTTTTTCCCTGAGGCCGGTCTGATGCCTCGGATGATCACCGCGGTCATTTTCGCGTTTGTCGGCACCATGGTCTTTTTCGCATTCCTGCGTCGCGTTACTCTGCGATCGTCACTGATCGTGCCGATTGTCGGCATCATGCTGGGCGCCGTGGTCAGTTCGATCTCGACCTTTATCGCTCTCAAGCTGGACAAATTGCAAAGCCTAGGCATTTGGTTCGCTGGATCTTTCACCTCCGTGCTTCGTGGGCAATACGAGGTGTTGTGGATCGTGGCTTTGGTAGTCGTGGCCGTGTTCTTCTTTGCGGATCGCTTGACTGTTGCCGGGCTGGGGCAAGATATTGCCACCAATGTCGGCCTTGACTACAACAAAATCATCGTGATCGGCACCGGCTTGGTGGCGGTGGCTACTGGTGTCGTGACTGTGGTCGTCGGCAATTTGCCCTTTATTGGCCTGATCGTCCCGAACGTTGTCTCCATGTTCCGTGGCGATGACCTACGCAGCAACCTGCCGTGGGTGTGCGTGCTCGGAATCGGCATCGTCACCGTGTGCGATCTCATCGGCCGCACTATCATCGCCCCCTTTGAGGTTCCGGTGTCCCTGGTCCTCGGCGTATTGGGTGCGATCGTTTTCATCTACCTGATTGTGAGGCAGCAGCGACGTGCCTAA
- a CDS encoding siderophore ABC transporter substrate-binding protein: MFSSRLRTLTVVSAAAFALTACGGGAAETKDEAAVKTVQIEDNTGTHEVPSPPKSAVSLANRNFETLADWGIEVKAAPKPLIPGTVDLGKGDSVLDLGMHREPNLENLVAAQPDLILGGQRFLQFEEEIKKLTPDAAYLNFDVRPDKPIDSELKRETTALGKIFGKETEADKLNKDFDASIQAVKDAYKSGETVMAVNVSGGEFGYIAPSKGRTVGPMFDLFGWKPALQIENGSTNHMGDEVSVEAIAQSNPDWIIVLDRDAGTTAAKEAGFRPAETVLKENQVLQNVDAVKKSKVIFLPADTYTNDGIQTHTEIFNSIAKAFKAFKG; this comes from the coding sequence ATGTTTTCTTCTCGACTCCGCACTCTGACTGTGGTCTCCGCTGCAGCTTTCGCCCTCACTGCCTGTGGTGGTGGAGCTGCAGAAACAAAGGATGAGGCAGCCGTCAAGACTGTCCAGATCGAGGACAATACCGGTACTCACGAAGTGCCGTCGCCTCCGAAGTCCGCAGTGTCCTTGGCGAACCGCAACTTTGAAACACTTGCCGACTGGGGCATTGAGGTTAAAGCTGCGCCAAAGCCGTTGATCCCAGGCACTGTTGACCTCGGCAAGGGCGATAGCGTGCTGGATCTGGGCATGCACCGCGAGCCAAACCTGGAAAACCTCGTGGCCGCGCAGCCCGACCTCATTTTGGGTGGCCAGCGATTCCTCCAGTTCGAGGAAGAGATCAAGAAGCTGACGCCGGATGCTGCCTACCTCAACTTCGATGTCCGCCCGGACAAGCCGATCGATTCTGAACTCAAGCGTGAGACCACCGCTTTGGGCAAGATCTTCGGCAAAGAGACGGAAGCCGACAAGCTGAACAAGGATTTCGATGCTTCTATCCAGGCTGTCAAGGACGCATACAAGTCGGGTGAGACTGTGATGGCAGTAAACGTTTCTGGCGGTGAATTCGGCTACATTGCGCCATCCAAGGGACGTACTGTCGGCCCGATGTTCGACCTGTTCGGCTGGAAGCCAGCCCTCCAGATTGAAAATGGCTCCACAAACCACATGGGTGATGAAGTCTCTGTTGAGGCAATTGCTCAGTCCAACCCGGATTGGATCATCGTTCTCGACCGCGATGCAGGCACGACTGCTGCGAAGGAAGCTGGCTTCCGACCTGCGGAAACTGTCCTGAAGGAAAACCAGGTCCTGCAGAACGTCGACGCAGTAAAGAAGAGCAAGGTGATCTTCCTGCCTGCCGACACCTACACCAACGACGGTATCCAGACCCACACGGAGATCTTTAACTCCATCGCCAAGGCCTTCAAGGCCTTCAAGGGCTAA
- a CDS encoding phosphoribosylformylglycinamidine synthase has protein sequence MENREGGHAAALSKEYGVKVRMLNRYDVEGTTNEEFDKAVKLVLSEPQVDNTFATLEEAGIDGQILAVEPLPGQFDQRADSAAQCIQFLFEKQRPQVRTAVLYAVEGEIPEKMRTDLINPVEAREANLELPETLTMSVEKPADVEKLEGFTALSDADIHAFVSGQGLAMDTDDAILIRDYFASEDRDPTITELKVIDTYWSDHCRHTTFETVLDSITFNEPAAEAAYQDYLAARESINRTKPVTLMDMGTIAAKVLRATGKLDKMDVSEEINACTVHVNITVDGKEEPWLLLFKNETHNHPTEIEPFGGAATCIGGAIRDPLSGRGYVYGAMRISGSGNPLETTTREGKLPQKTIARVAAAGNSSYGNQIGLATGLVDELYHPGYVAKHLEMGAVVAGAPAANVRREVPAAGDLVVLVGGATGRDGIGGATGSSKKHTVESLTTAGAEVQKGNAPEERKLQRLFRNPEFSQLIKRCNDFGAGGVAVAVGELADSLEINLDAVPKKYEGLNGTELALSESQERMAIVVEAKDAAKLIELSNEENLTAVIVAEVTDSGRMRMNWRGNAIVDLSREFLNTNGAKKHVTAEIAPAGDWRAAGREWARSADFNESFLGMASDLNVASKQGLSERFDSTVGAGTVLMPFGGTRQATPIQAMANTLPVLGETTNCSVMSWGYNPYLTEASPYHGAYLAVVESVSKLIATGASIDETYLSFQEYFERMDSAAAWGKPAAALLGTIKAQLGLGVAAIGGKDSMSGTFEELHVPPTVISIAVSHDDARNVVPNHFKAAGHTVTLLSPSLAAEEDTALAGLPTPESLLANYNTVTTLMREGKVLSAYTPGFGGVAEAVLKMGLGEAIGFAFAEDAPLYDYAYGAFVLEWADGVEPTAGDVLGATQMGGFTFRGATVPFEEAEAAYLGTLEPVYPTAAEQVGSTELAGTVGVEKPANKPTFGGATPTALIPVFPGTNCEYDSARALQRAGIEAEILVVRNRTPEDIAESVDRMATALDRSQMLFLPGGFSGGDEPDGSAKFMTSFLRNPALTAGVQGLLDDRGGLILGICNGFQALIKLGLVPYGSIVEPGTETPTLTFNTIGRHQSRISRVRVVNNNSPWLSKVNVGDVFAVPISHGEGRITAGESEWERLKAAAITQYVDAAGEPLMDISVNPNGALFALEGIMSEDGRVLGKMGHSERISGSTYKNVPGEYDMKLFESAAEFFRK, from the coding sequence GTGGAGAATCGCGAAGGTGGGCACGCTGCGGCCCTCTCGAAGGAGTACGGCGTCAAGGTGCGCATGCTCAATCGTTACGACGTCGAAGGTACGACGAACGAGGAGTTCGACAAAGCGGTCAAGCTCGTGCTCTCCGAGCCCCAGGTAGACAACACTTTCGCAACGCTGGAGGAGGCCGGAATTGACGGCCAGATCCTCGCAGTGGAGCCATTGCCTGGTCAGTTCGACCAGCGCGCCGATTCCGCTGCTCAGTGCATCCAGTTCCTCTTTGAAAAGCAGCGCCCCCAGGTGCGCACCGCTGTGCTCTACGCGGTCGAAGGTGAGATCCCTGAGAAGATGCGCACCGACCTTATCAATCCAGTCGAAGCGCGAGAAGCGAATCTGGAGCTGCCCGAGACCTTGACTATGAGCGTCGAGAAGCCTGCGGACGTCGAGAAGCTCGAGGGCTTTACCGCGCTTTCCGACGCCGACATCCACGCCTTCGTGTCCGGCCAGGGCCTCGCGATGGACACCGACGACGCGATCTTGATCCGTGATTACTTCGCCTCTGAGGATCGCGACCCGACGATCACCGAGCTCAAGGTCATCGATACCTACTGGTCGGATCACTGCCGTCACACGACGTTTGAAACCGTCCTCGATTCGATTACTTTCAATGAGCCAGCCGCAGAAGCCGCGTACCAGGACTACCTGGCAGCGCGCGAATCCATCAACCGCACCAAGCCCGTCACTTTGATGGACATGGGCACCATCGCAGCAAAGGTGCTGCGAGCCACGGGCAAACTCGACAAGATGGATGTCTCCGAGGAGATTAACGCCTGCACCGTGCACGTCAACATCACCGTCGACGGCAAGGAAGAGCCGTGGTTGCTGCTGTTCAAGAACGAGACGCACAACCACCCGACCGAAATTGAGCCATTCGGTGGCGCTGCGACCTGTATCGGTGGCGCAATCCGCGACCCACTCTCCGGCCGTGGCTACGTCTACGGCGCGATGCGCATCTCCGGCTCAGGCAACCCGCTGGAGACCACGACCCGCGAGGGCAAGCTGCCACAGAAGACTATTGCTCGCGTTGCTGCTGCAGGCAACTCCTCTTACGGTAACCAGATCGGCCTGGCCACCGGACTCGTGGACGAGCTGTACCACCCAGGCTATGTGGCAAAGCACCTGGAAATGGGTGCTGTTGTCGCAGGTGCTCCGGCGGCAAATGTTCGCCGTGAAGTTCCTGCGGCTGGCGACCTCGTGGTCCTGGTCGGCGGAGCTACCGGACGCGACGGTATTGGTGGCGCGACGGGTTCCTCGAAGAAGCACACCGTAGAGTCCCTGACTACCGCGGGCGCAGAGGTGCAAAAGGGCAACGCGCCTGAGGAGCGCAAGCTGCAGCGCCTGTTCCGTAACCCGGAGTTCTCCCAGCTCATCAAGCGCTGCAATGACTTCGGCGCAGGTGGCGTGGCGGTGGCAGTCGGCGAACTCGCTGATTCCCTCGAGATCAACCTCGATGCTGTGCCAAAGAAGTACGAGGGTCTTAACGGCACTGAACTTGCGCTATCTGAGTCCCAAGAGCGCATGGCGATTGTGGTCGAGGCAAAGGACGCAGCAAAGCTCATCGAGCTGTCCAACGAGGAAAACCTCACCGCAGTCATCGTCGCCGAGGTGACCGATTCCGGCCGCATGCGCATGAACTGGCGCGGCAACGCCATCGTCGATCTCTCCCGCGAATTCCTGAACACCAACGGCGCGAAGAAGCACGTCACCGCTGAGATCGCACCTGCCGGTGACTGGCGAGCAGCAGGCCGCGAGTGGGCTCGTTCGGCCGATTTCAACGAATCCTTCCTCGGCATGGCATCGGATCTGAATGTTGCCTCCAAGCAGGGCCTGTCCGAGCGCTTCGACTCCACCGTCGGTGCCGGCACCGTGTTGATGCCGTTTGGTGGTACCCGCCAGGCCACTCCAATCCAGGCGATGGCGAACACCCTGCCTGTGCTGGGGGAGACCACCAACTGTTCCGTCATGTCCTGGGGTTACAACCCATACCTGACCGAAGCCAGCCCGTACCACGGCGCATACCTCGCAGTCGTCGAGTCCGTGTCCAAGCTGATCGCCACAGGTGCCTCCATCGATGAGACCTACCTGTCCTTCCAGGAATACTTCGAGCGCATGGATTCCGCTGCGGCCTGGGGCAAGCCAGCTGCTGCGCTGCTTGGCACCATCAAGGCCCAGCTCGGCCTTGGCGTCGCCGCGATCGGTGGCAAGGACTCGATGTCCGGCACCTTCGAAGAACTGCACGTTCCGCCGACAGTCATCTCCATCGCGGTCAGCCACGATGACGCGCGCAATGTGGTGCCGAACCACTTCAAGGCCGCAGGTCACACCGTCACTCTGTTGTCGCCATCGTTGGCTGCTGAAGAGGACACCGCTTTGGCTGGCTTGCCGACGCCAGAGTCCCTCCTCGCCAATTACAACACCGTCACTACGTTGATGCGCGAAGGCAAGGTCCTCTCCGCCTACACCCCAGGTTTCGGTGGCGTGGCAGAGGCCGTGCTCAAGATGGGGCTGGGCGAGGCCATCGGCTTCGCTTTCGCCGAGGATGCTCCGCTGTACGACTACGCCTACGGCGCATTCGTCCTCGAGTGGGCAGATGGCGTCGAGCCGACCGCCGGCGATGTCCTTGGCGCTACTCAAATGGGCGGATTCACCTTCCGCGGTGCAACGGTTCCGTTCGAAGAGGCGGAAGCCGCTTACCTCGGCACGCTGGAGCCGGTGTACCCAACCGCTGCAGAGCAGGTTGGCTCAACCGAGCTGGCGGGGACTGTGGGCGTCGAAAAGCCTGCTAATAAGCCCACCTTTGGTGGCGCAACTCCAACGGCCCTGATCCCAGTCTTCCCTGGCACCAACTGCGAGTATGACTCCGCGCGTGCGCTCCAACGCGCGGGTATCGAGGCGGAAATCCTCGTCGTGCGCAACCGCACCCCAGAGGACATCGCTGAGTCGGTAGACCGCATGGCCACGGCGCTGGATCGCTCCCAGATGCTCTTCCTGCCGGGTGGCTTCTCCGGCGGCGACGAGCCAGACGGTTCCGCCAAGTTCATGACATCCTTCCTGCGCAACCCGGCTCTGACGGCGGGCGTGCAGGGGCTTCTCGACGACCGTGGCGGCCTCATCCTCGGCATCTGCAATGGTTTCCAGGCTCTGATCAAGCTGGGTCTGGTGCCATATGGCTCCATCGTGGAGCCAGGTACCGAGACTCCAACCCTGACGTTCAACACCATTGGCCGTCACCAGTCGCGCATTTCGCGCGTGCGCGTGGTGAACAACAACTCACCATGGCTGTCCAAGGTGAATGTTGGCGACGTCTTCGCAGTGCCGATTTCGCACGGCGAGGGTCGCATTACAGCAGGGGAGTCCGAATGGGAGCGTCTCAAGGCTGCTGCCATCACTCAGTATGTTGACGCTGCTGGCGAGCCGCTGATGGACATTTCTGTCAACCCAAACGGCGCACTGTTTGCGCTGGAAGGCATCATGTCCGAGGATGGTCGCGTCCTGGGCAAGATGGGCCACTCTGAGCGTATCTCCGGTTCGACTTACAAGAACGTCCCAGGAGAGTACGACATGAAGCTATTTGAGTCGGCAGCGGAGTTCTTCCGCAAGTAG
- a CDS encoding DUF488 domain-containing protein, translating to MPRIAKIHDLLLDVPQGTFALVDRLWPRGISKADFGPDLWAKGAAPSTSLRKWFHSGGDFSTFTDRYRAELDAALADGDPDLISLLDLVRAGDVTLVYASKDRDRNHAQVLAQWLEERVE from the coding sequence ATGCCGCGCATCGCTAAAATTCACGACCTTCTCTTAGACGTACCACAGGGCACCTTCGCGCTGGTAGATCGTTTGTGGCCGCGCGGGATTTCGAAAGCGGACTTCGGGCCGGATCTGTGGGCGAAGGGGGCAGCGCCGTCGACAAGCCTGCGGAAGTGGTTCCATAGCGGCGGCGACTTTTCGACGTTCACCGACCGGTATCGAGCCGAGCTCGACGCAGCGCTTGCCGACGGCGATCCAGACCTAATCAGCCTGCTTGACCTCGTTCGTGCTGGGGATGTGACGCTGGTCTACGCGTCTAAAGACCGAGACCGTAACCATGCGCAGGTGCTTGCACAATGGCTCGAAGAGAGAGTAGAGTAA
- the smpB gene encoding SsrA-binding protein SmpB: protein MAKKKKATNNPVIATNRKARHDFTILETYEAGIQLVGTEVKSLREGKASLVDAFATIDNGEVWLRALYIPEYTQGHWTNHTPRRSRKLLMHRYEIDALMGKVRDGKRTLIPLSLYFKDGKLKVELGLAQGKQDYDKRQDIKRRTEEREVTRELGRRIKGINA, encoded by the coding sequence ATGGCAAAGAAGAAAAAGGCGACGAACAACCCGGTCATTGCGACAAACCGCAAGGCCCGGCACGACTTCACCATCCTGGAAACCTATGAAGCTGGCATTCAGCTCGTAGGCACCGAGGTGAAGTCGCTACGCGAAGGCAAGGCCTCGCTTGTCGACGCCTTCGCCACGATCGACAATGGCGAAGTCTGGCTCCGCGCGCTGTATATTCCGGAATACACCCAAGGCCACTGGACTAACCACACGCCGCGACGCAGCCGAAAGCTGCTCATGCACCGGTATGAAATCGACGCCCTGATGGGCAAGGTTCGCGATGGCAAGCGCACCCTTATTCCGCTGTCCCTGTACTTCAAGGACGGTAAGCTGAAGGTCGAATTGGGTCTCGCCCAAGGTAAGCAAGACTACGACAAGCGCCAGGATATTAAGCGGCGCACCGAGGAGCGGGAAGTCACTCGCGAGCTCGGGCGTCGCATCAAGGGGATTAACGCCTAA